The genome window ACTAAAGAGACTACAAAATGAGTAAGATAATCAAGCTTCAAAAATCGGATGGGGAAATATTTGATGTTGATGTCGAGGTAGCAACATGTTCAGGTTTAATTAAAACCATGCTTGAAGTTCTTGGGATGGATGAAAATGACGAAGAAATTGTATCTTTACCAAATGTAAGCTCAGCCATACTTAAAAAAGTTCTCGAGTGGACCAAATACCACAAAGACGATGCTCCACCCCCAGAGGTTGATGAGCCGACGGATAAAAGTAGTCAAAACAACATTCCTCAAAGTAACTAAAGGATACTTCAAAAGAACCTTCATAGACTATGAGAGGATTAGAATGGATCTCAGCAACATCTCCAGGTATGATGTCCTAATCGGCTCTTTAGAACAACAATGGCAATGCTTCAAAGAATTACTGCTAAATAAAGCTGAACAGTACACTTCGGGCAAGTTCATCCCAAAACCACGAACACCaccaacaatgaaaaaagacatTAAGAAGGAAATTAACCGAAAAAACGGACAAACGAGGAAGTACAAAAACCATCCATCCCCAGAAAATATAGAACAATTTTTAAAGAGGAGgaacaaacttaaaaatttaacagGCGATTTATATACGAGCTTCGATTCTAAACTTGCAGACGAAGCTAAGACAAATCTAAAGAAATGTTACTTTTAGCATTTAACACTAGAGCAGAGAGTATTAATACTTCAAGATAGccacatacataaataaaaacaatacgaccAGCTAATAAAGCATGTAAGAACAGCATCAGAACagcaaataaagtaaaaaattaaaaaaaaaatatatggaaaactataataaaataaaaacaattatagaaaaaagggtATTCATTCAAAAATTTCGGAACGTATTTCAAAAAAAGGTAGGCTGCACAAAACAGCCAAACCAAATTGAGTAATGGTAAtggctttaaaagaaaagtctCAAGATTTCATAGCCACATTCTCCCACTCAAAGTCTGTGTAAGTAACTACTACTCATACGGTTCTgtttgcaattaaataaaaaaaaacaagttttttcaactgaaagtaaggagtgacatcaaaacttaaaacgcacagaaattacttcgtatatgaaagaggctgcttcctcatcaacgccccgctctttacgctaaagtttgactctttctctcaattcttctttctaaaacagtaaaaaactttagcgtaaagagcggggcgttgatgaggaagcagcctctttcatatacgaagtaatttctgtgcgttttaagttttgatgtcactccttactttcagttgaaaaaacttgttttttttatttaatttcttaacgtttttgaatcaatgcatgttttgattttggctctccgcagaggaataatcaaaacgaaatttgcatattttttttttttttggctcaatggctttctcataattttgatcgaatgattttgagaaaaaaagagcgggggacgaagcctagttgccccccaattttttggttaattaaaaaggcaactagaacttttaattttttacgaatctttttattggtaaaagatttacgtaacttataaattagcttacgtaaagaacttttgtattcttatgtttttattacatatatgaggggattcgccccatcgtcagtacctcgctctttacactaaagcttaaattttatcccaattcattaagaatgaccccctgaatcacaaaagccgtagaataagtagttgaaattaccgaaaatactttagcgtaaagagcgaggtattagaaggaggcgagcccctcatatgggtaataaattctgtttgttttaagttttattgctgttccttacttccagctgaaaaagctttttcacttttattttttaattgtttttttttaaataatgctagtaaatcctgctctcccttcatggaaattttcttctcccattacaaattctcgaaggaaagttcccccagcatatccccctcttctcaacccctcccccaaaccaaaaaaatcctcctgaaaacgcctgtatacttcccaataaccattactatatgtaagcacaggtcaaagtttgtaacttgttgcccctcccacggggactgtgggggagtaactcttccccaaagacatagttataaggtttttcgactacgctgaacaaaatggctatctcagaattttgatccgttgactttgggaaaataattagcgtgggagggggcctaggtgccctccaatttttttggtcacttaaaaagggcactagaacttttcatttcctttagaatgagccctcttgcaacattctaggacaactgggtcgatacgatcacccctggggaaaaaaaacaacaaaaaaacaaaaaaacaaataaacacgcatccgtgatctgccttctggcaaaaaatgcaaaattccacatttttgtagataggagctcgaaacttctacagtagggttctctgatacgctgaatctgatggtgtgattttcgttaagattctatgacttttagggggcgtttccccctattttctaaaataacgcaaattttctcaggcttgtaacttttgatgggtaagactaaacttgatgaaacttatatatttaaaaccagcattaaaatgcaattcttttgatgtagctattggtatcaaaattcattttttagagttttggttactattgagccgggtcgctccttactacagttcgttaccacgaactgtttgaaatgatGTTAGCAAAAATACTATTTATTCAAACAAAGCTTAAAGCTCATCCCTTGTTCGTATTTTAGACATTATAATAGAACAAAGAGAGGCTAACTTCTTAAAATAACCAGAATCATCATCATTTGCCAACAAATCATAGCTACGCCGAAACTgttcaattacaatttttgaaTTAGTAAAATGATCTCTACAATTCTGACTGAATAAGCTGATAAAATACAAAGTCTTTTCCACTAGATCATGATCAAATTCACCAGTAGTTATTGATTCTTCATAAACTCTTTTTAAATAAGTATTTACAATGTCACACCAATTATTTGCTAGAAGTTGACCTTTAATATTTGAAACATTATACTGCCTTAGTTTCTCTGAATACATCTCTACATTGTCTGTTTCATTCTGATTTTGGTAATATTGTAAGTTTTGTTTTGTCAGTTCGGGCTCTAAAACAAGGTCGTAAAGGAATACGATTATTTTCTTCTGTAGCTTAGACAAGATCGGATCTCTTTGGCTGACAATGAGAGCAAATTCTGATAAAGCCTCTAATTCAACCAACTTCTTTTGGGCAATAGGGAACTGCAGACTCAAGACTGATAGTCCATAGAGACATTTGTTTTTCACCTCAACTGTGTCAGTTGCAATCAATCTgactaatatttcaataatgtTTGTTTCATAGGCCATTATTTGagcttttatattattttgcacGCAACTACCAAAAACATAGGCACAGTTTAAACGAATCTCCTCAAATGACGAATTAAGTCCAGGAATGATAACATCTCTCAGTCCACCCATTTTAAGGAAGTTTTGTCCGTTATCAATCTGATGGACGTAGTATTCTAAATCTACTAGAATTTGGACTTTTCTTTTATCATCCTTGGTTTGCATATAGTCTTTATGCAATTCTGTTATTATTTCTGCTTCTGTTCTTACTCCAAAATCCAGTgtatcaaattctttttttatctcctCATATGATCTTTGTCCTGCTAAATCTTTGGGATCAGATTGGGATTCCTAGAAAAAAGACCagcaataaattaaaagattcaaagttagaaagaaactaaaaaccaCTAAAAGCAAAATGCCATACCTAACATAGCAGGATGAATAAATATCTGAAATGACAATTTCAATGTTAGATTAAGACTCTTATCAAGTGTTACATATAAAGTGCTGATTatcttattgttattttataagTGCCATATAACAagtgatatatatataccaagTATATATCAATTACTCAAATCCTAATtataatttatcttatttataacctgtggggggtggtttgatacaaaatgtaaatatctattgttttaagttggttttcagtaaatagtaaaattgagtttCGTCTAAGTTGCGAATAATTAGCACATCTGATCAAACTGATCAGTATGATCGTGAGTTATAATTTTATATGTAGTTTTGTCATTTAGATGTGCataaatttttgtgtcgtaATCTGTCGTATCCATGACAACCAAAGAATTACTTTTATCTGCTTTAGTTATAATAATGGACGCGTCTTTGCGGAGATTAGATAGAATTCTTAGGTCATGCAAATTATCTGGTTTTATATTGACAGGAGAATTAGCctcttttttggcaaaaaacatgcttatattattaaccaacaaaaattcttggaatcttgcaaatttgaaaatcttattcccaagtctttaagattcagattacgcttaaatacccgaaaagaagAGCGATTTGCTCAtacattacaaataaaaacattaattcagattatcaaagataaaaaaaaaaatacattatttccCCTGAAAGGAAATCTCTATAAGTTTTTATTCGAAAATTTGTCTTCTGCTGATTTTAACCAAGCTGTTGGATTGGAAACTTATTATGTCATGATTTCCGCTTATCAAGGGAACGAAttattaaacaagagctaagagctcatatggtacttgtgacgaggtcggaagagccaagagctcatatggtatgacctctagcaaaattctaagaacaaatagattgctttaaaaggaaaatcagaggcataatgccggtcgggatttaacataagagctctgagtcacgaggtccttctaaatatcaaaattcattaagatccgatcacccactcgtaagttaaaaatacgtcatttttctctcccttcagctccccagaaggtcgaatcggggaaaacgactttatcaagacaatctgtacagctccctgacacgcctaccaattctcatcgtcctagcacgtccagaagcaccaaactcaccaaagcactggacctcACCacctaacttccccaaagagagtggatagagtccggttacgtcaatcccgtatctacgacatttataagggttttccagtttcctcctccaactccccccaatgtcaacagatatggtcgagatttgaaataagagctctgagacatgagctccttctaaacatcaaatttcattaagatccggtcacgtgttcttaatttaaaaatacctagatttttctaattttttcaaattaacaacccccagctcccccaaaggatccgtaccaattatgtcaatctcgtatctataacttgtgcttatacttccaatcaaatttcttcccaatctctccactctaagcgtttttcaagatttctggtttccaagatttccgtttccccctccaaccctttatgtccccagatccgatttgaattgaaaatggagcatctgagacataagattcttctatatatcaagtttcattaagatccgatcacccatacgtaagatacctcgattgtcacgttttccaagaattccggtttccccctccaactcccttcaatgtcacctgatctggtcagaattttaatgagagttctaaagcacaacatccttctagatattatatgtcattaagatctgatcacccgttcgtaagttacaaaaaccttattttttctaaatttttccgaattactccccccccccttcaactccaccaaagagagcggatccggtctgtttatgtcagtcacctatcttggacttgtgcttattctttccaccaagtttgatcctgatctctccgctttaagcgttttccaagatcaaccccccctcctaatgacactcgatccggtcggaatttaaaataagagatctgagtctcgaggtccttctaaatacgaaatttcattaagatacgatcactctttcgtaagttaaaaatacctcattttttctaattttttagaattaaccctccccccaagagagcagatccgttccagctatgtcaatcctgtatctacgacttgtgcatatttttcccaccaagtttcatccgaatCCCTTGTAAAGGCTCCTCTTCTCATCTTCTCTCTCTGCGTTCTCTTCTTTAGAACATTACGGTAGCGTTGGCCTACAGTATAGGGTTCGACCGGTAGAGGATATCTAGTATCTCTAACTCTCATAAagtgtaataaaaatgtttatttatacatataataCAACGTTGAGGACAGAATCCGAATCTCGACTGACTCGGCTAATTTGCAACTCTaacttatattttataaaacacTGAACATGGTACAGGAAACTGACATCCCTAAATAATCAGTTTACTTagaatttgaaatattaatagTTTAACCAGAATATGAATATTTGACAGAAACACGGAAAATCCAACTTCCGCTGTTTACACCCTCCTCTCTaggcattttccaagattttaggttccaccccaaatttcattaagatccgatcactccttcgtaagttaaaaatatctcattttctaatttttcagaattaaccctaacccccaccccccccaactaccccaaagagagcggatccgttccggctatgttaatcacgtatctagaacttgtgcttatttttccccccaagtttcaccccgatccctccactctaagcgtttaccaagattttaggttctcccctcaatccccccaatgtcaccggatccagtcgggattaaaataagagctctgagacacgatatccttccaaacttcaaatttcattaatatccgatcactccttcgtaagttaaaaatacctcatttttctaattttgcagaattaaccctccccccaacttcctcaaacagagcagatccgttccggttatgtcaatgacgtatATATTTTCCCCACCAATCCTTTCGaacatcaaattccattaagatcccatcacccgttcgtaagttaaaaatacttcattttttccaaattaaccggccccccactcctccccccagatggtcaaatcgggaaaacaactatttctaatttaatctggtccgatccctgatacgcctgcaaaatttcatcgtcctagcttacctgaaagtgcctaaaggagcaaaaccgggacagaccgacagaatttgcgatcgctatatgtcacttggttaataccaagtgccataaaaattggaaaacctaCGAAATGAATCATCAATGAATAACCCTCTTTTCTTCTGAAACAAGTTCCTGTGGCGGATTtgatttcctctctagagtcttCTTTGTACAAATTTTATTCATCCATTTTCAACCCAGTCGAAGTTGGGGCTAGTCTTATTGACACcctttacaataataaaaaaaggctaaTTCTACCGCCAATATAAAACCAGATAACTTGCGTGACCTAAGAATTCTATCTAATCTTCGCAAAGACCCGTCCATTATTATAACTAAagcagaaaaattattataattaaagcAGGACAACTTTGTCATGGATACGACAGATttcaacacaaaaatttatgctCATCTAAATGACAAAACTACATATAAAACTATAACCCACGATCTGAATTTTTGCCTTGAAAGTCACTCAAATCAAATCAATCGCCTGGACCAGATGAATTGCAAGCAGAACTCCTGAAAGTCAAAACAGAAGTCGTAACAGACCTCTGCCACAGAATTGCCACAGCTGCCTGGCAGAAGGAATATTTCCCGAAAACGAGGTATTCCGCTACCATAATTCTACTGCACAAGAAAGGGTCCAAAGCCGAATGTGACAATTACCGTCCAATCAGCCTGACAATCCAACATCCCAAAGTGTTGACCAAGATACCACTGGACAGAATAAAAGTATTAACCAGCCACATCATCCCAAAGTGTCAGGCGGGTTTCCAAGCGAACTGCTCAACGATAGACCAGATTTTTGTCATCCgtcaagaaatagaaaaatacctTGAACACGGTCAGGAGCTCTATCAATTCTTCATTGACTTCAAACAAGCTTTCGACTTAATTTGGAGAGAGGGCCTTTGGCATATATTACTGTTTTACGGCGTCCCGTCAAGTATTGTATCACTCATTCGTAACATGTATGAGCTGTTCAGAGCCAAGTACAAACAGCTGAGGGAACTACCGAAGAATTCCAAACTTCTGTTGGTGTTTTGCAAGGATGCATCCTCTCACCTCACATGTTTAATCTCTTCCTCCATCGTGTAATGACGCATGTTGAAGCAACTAGTGGGACAATGATAGGAGGGATCGTAATCGACTAGCTGGCATACGAAGACGACATCGACATACTCACTGGATCCGTTGCTGAAGTCCAAACTAAAGCAGATAACATGGAAGTAGTTACAGGAACCATCAGAATGAAAATCAACGAGGATAAAACGAAAGCCATGCGCGTGTCAATGTTCAATAGCCCATCCccaccaaaaataaagcttgATAGAGCAGATATAGAATGCTTAGACAGCTTCATATATCTGGTGAGCCAGATCACAAGCGACAATAATCACTCAGTGGAAATCAAAAGACGCCTCACTCTGGGTAGCGCCAGCTTCAAAGCTTTGATGCCAATATGGAAGCAAAATTGAATCTCCGTGAAGCTAAAACTTGCACTAGTATGCTCCATCATCATTCCTATAGCTATGGACGGCTGTAAAACATGGACAGCGAGAGTAGATGACTCCAGGCGACTCGCCGCGTTTGAGACAAAGCTGTTGCGTCGAACCACTGGCATAATATGCGTAGATCGAGTCTCAAATGCTGACCTACTCAAAAGACTGCACTATACCACTATCATCCTGAACAGGGTCCGTGTCCATCTATTCAGGTGGCTTTGCCACGTCCAACACATGTGCAATGACCAACTACCGAAAATTGCCTTCGAAGGTCGCATCCACTGTTCTCGCCCTCCGAAGCACTGGAAGGAGAACTTCTCTGACTGAGACCTCCCTGGTCTTCTCAGAATGGCACAAAACAGAGAGCAGTACATTCGTTCCAGAGACAAATACATTCGTTCGTGAGGAAAGTGGCCCCGAAACAACCACCAAGGCGGGGTGGGACTTAAGTCAGAAATCAGTAAAAACCACCCCGCTTTGCAAAAAAGCAAatccaaaaaaccaaaacatacagccaaaaaagtaataatattaatttcttcTCCTCAGTGTCATAGCAAGACTCGGAAACAAATTTTGACAAGAGAAAGaagtaaataatttgttttgcaGCCCCCTTGTGACAGcccaatcctgaaatatcatttcgacagcctaaagaagttaggattttaaattttccttcTTGTTATTACGAGATGAAGATTTTTGTCTCCCAGTTGTCTTTTATGGTAGtacggacagattcccttgataaacctaaatttaattaaatactattTGGTGGTATGCGTCATTAATAAAATCTAACAAAGACTGCACAAAGTAACTAAAACCTTGTTTGCAAAACGAAAGGGtattaataatgaaataattaaaaaaaataaaaaaagaacttcattttcatataaaagataATCAATGTCATCATAGTTTTATTAGAACCCTATATGACGTAGAAAAACGTTATATTATGACGCTACCTTTCATGACATTATTTATGACGTCTTCATTATTATATAAGGTGTACTAGCACTAAAGAGACTACAAAATGAGTAAGATAATCAAGCTTCAAACATCGGATGGGGAAATATTTGATGTTGATGTCGAGGTAGCAACATGTTCAGGTTTAATTAAAACCATGCTTGAAGTTCTTGGGATGGATGAAAATGACGAAGAAATTGTATCTTTACCAAATGTAAGCTCAGCCATACTTAAAAAAGTTCTCGAGTGGACCAAATACCACAAAGACGATGCTCCACCCCCAGAGGTTGATGAGCCGACGGATAAAAGTAGTCATGAAATTTGTAGTTGGGATTATAACTTTCTTAAAGTCGACCAAGGAACgctttttgaaataatcttAGCAGCTAATTATCTCGATATCAAAGGTCTTCTGGTCGTAACTTGCAAAACAGTAGCAAATATGATAAAAGGGAAATCACCTGAGAATATTAGGAAGACctttaacataaaaaatggTTTTACACCTGCATAGGAAGAGAAGATGCGTAAAGAGAAAGAGCGGTGCGAGGTACCACCGACATCTATAAGTGGTGCGACAGCCGGTCCGAAATATCTACAACTATCAAGTATCTAACTCAAAAAGGAAGCAAGTAAGCCAAGATTTGTCCACTCTAATCGCAAACGTTGACCAACTTCCTGACAAAATCAACGAGCTGAAAACGCAAATAACTATGATGTTATACTCCTTACTGAGGTCTGTCCTAAGAACTCAAGAAACCCGCTCCTAGACTCACGTGTTAATCTTCATGGTTACCAGACTATATCCAATCTATCATCCGGTCATTGCCGCTGTGGAACACTTGCATTAGTCAAATCCTCGTATGTTTTCACCCTATTGAGCATCCCAGTGGATGCCCTTACGCCCAAActatattttttgatatttcagttCCACAGAGTAAAAACCATCCCACTGTTAGAATCGGCTGTGTGTACAGAAGCCCATCATCACCTTCACACGACCAAACAGATGCAAAGCTAGCTGAGCTCATTCGGAAGATTGCAGACACCAATAAGGGTGACTTATTAATTGCGGGCGACTTCAACCTGCCGACCATCCCCTGGAAAGACCAATTCCCCTAATGTCACCTCTGATACTGTGAATCCAATAAAGATATGATCCATGATGAACCTAAGCCAAATTGTCGACCAACTGACCCATTTCATGAACGGGCATCTTCCGAGCCTCCTAGACCTAATATTTCTTAGAAGACCAGAATCCCTTCTTTATACTAAGTACATGCCCCCCAATCGGGAAAAGTGACCATGTTaccatagaaataaaaacaacattcCTCAAAGTAACTAAAGGATACTTCAAAAGAACCTTCATAGACTATGAGAGGATTAGAATGGATCTCAGCAACATCTCCAGGTATGATGTCCTAATCGGCTCTTTAGAACAACAATGGCAATGCTTCAAAGAATTACTGCTAAATAAAGCTGAACAGTACACTTCGGGCAAGCTCATCCCAAAACCACGAACACCaccaacaatgaaaaaagacatTAAGAAGGAAATTAACCGAAAAAACAGACAAACGAGGAAGTACAAAAAGCATCCATCCCCAGAAAATATAGAACAATTTTTAAAGAGGAGgaacaaacttaaaaatttaacagGCGATTTATATACGAGCTTCGATTCTAAACTTGCAGACGAAGCTAAGACAAATCTAAAGAAATGTTGGCGATATGTCTCTAGCCAAGACCATAATAGACGAGGCATGTTTTCACCACTGAACTCGATGGTCCTTTACCCTCTTGACCTGTAAAATTCCCAATGGAAAGCATCACTCTATCGCTTACAGAGGTTCTCAGACACTTACAGAAATTAGATATTAACAAATCGCCAGGACCAGATAACTTACATCCCAGGCTATTAAAAGAAACTGCAGCTATCATAGCAGAACCGcttaggagaattttc of Artemia franciscana chromosome 3, ASM3288406v1, whole genome shotgun sequence contains these proteins:
- the LOC136024761 gene encoding nucleotide exchange factor SIL1-like, with the translated sequence MQTKDDKRKVQILVDLEYYVHQIDNGQNFLKMGGLRDVIIPGLNSSFEEIRLNCAYVFGSCVQNNIKAQIMAYETNIIEILVRLIATDTVEVKNKCLYGLSVLSLQFPIAQKKLVELEALSEFALIVSQRDPILSKLQKKIIVFLYDLVLEPELTKQNLQYYQNQNETDNVEMYSEKLRQYNVSNIKGQLLANNWCDIVNTYLKRVYEESITTGEFDHDLVEKTLYFISLFSQNCRDHFTNSKIVIEQFRRSYDLLANDDDSGYFKKNPNLIPKI
- the LOC136024695 gene encoding S-phase kinase-associated protein 1-like, which produces MSKIIKLQTSDGEIFDVDVEVATCSGLIKTMLEVLGMDENDEEIVSLPNVSSAILKKVLEWTKYHKDDAPPPEVDEPTDKSSHEICSWDYNFLKVDQGTLFEIILAANYLDIKGLLVVTCKTVANMIKGKSPENIRKTFNIKNGFTPA